The genome window TGCATTAATCTCAAGAATATCCTATTACTAACGAAACCAGGGACTTCAACCTTAAGTCTAACTGGGATCTTGTTCATTTTCTTTGCCAAGTCTATTGTAATATTAATGGTCTCATCTGAAGTGTACTTACTAGGAACTATCTCTACTAGTTTCATAATTGGTGGAGGGTTAAAGAAGTGCATTCCGATAACTTTCTCCTTCCTTTTAGTGACTTCAGCTATGGTTGATATGGGAATTGATGAAGTATTCGAGGCTAGAAATGCATGTGAAGGGGTTATATTATCTAAAGTCTCGAACACTTTTCTTTTAAGCTCTATAATCTCCGGCACCGCCTCTATAACGAAATCGGCATCTCGCATCACATCATATGACGTTGAGAATTCTATTCTTTTCATTACGTCCTCTGGTTTTTCCTTTATTTGCCCCTTTTCGTAAAATCTATTTAATGACTCCATTATCCTCTCCTTAGCTCTATTCAAGAAATCCCAAGATATATCTACTATGCTGACGTTATAGTTCGCAAGTGCAGAAACCTCAGCGATCCCATGACCCATTGTACCCGCTCCAACCACGCCTATCTTTTTTATAGTCATGAGTGATATATAATGATTTTAAGAATTTAAAGTGAAGCTTTATTTCATCATTAATAAACATATACATTTACGATTAGGCGTAAAGCATATATATACTGAACATCATCTACTATAATGTGAGCATTAGGGATATAGTAAGACTTTTTGGTCCTGCATGGATAGTAATGATGGCTGATGTTGACGCAGCAAGCGTATTAACTGGCATAGCCAATGGGCAAGAGTATGGATATAGACTGATTTGGCTATTGCTACTCTTATCCTTTCCCCTATATATCATCCAAGAGGCCGCGGGAAGATTAGGTGCTGTAAATAATGGTAAAGGTCTTGGGGAGATTATAAGGGAGAGATACTCAGTTAAAATATCGTTGCTAGCGTCTCTTTCAATGTTCATAGTTGATGTATTCACATATATAGTTGAGTACGTTGGAATAGCGGTCGGTGGATTAGTATTAGGAATTCCACCCTATATGACCCTTCCAATTTTCTTCATATTCCACTTGATTATAATATCGACTAGAAAATATGATAAAATAGAGAAATTTCTAATAGTAATATCTCTAATTTTAGTTATTGCATTTGTTCTTCAAGCAATCTTAAGGGGCATCGTACCTGGGGAAACTGTATTTTACTTCTCACTTTCCAAATCATTTACATTTCTCGTTGCTGCAAATATAGGTGCAGTAGTCATGCCCTTTATGATATTTTACCAGACCTCGGCAACTGCGTATAAATACCAAGATGTAGATTCTACAATTGAAACTAAGGTGAAGTGGTCCTCAATAGAGACGTTTATTGGGGCGATAGTGTCAGAACTTATAATGGTAGCTATAGAAATGGCAACTACTGGAATTTCACCATCAGTAGATCCTTTAAATTATAAGGAAATATCATATTCGCTATCTTTAATTTCAGGTCCTATTTCTCCGTATATATTTGGAATTGGCTTAATTAGTGCAGCTTTTCTAGCATTAATAGTTGAGTCTTTAGGAAGTGCGTGGGGAACTCTAGAAGCTTTAGGCAAAAACAGTTTTTCCAACTTCCTACTATTATATATTTCCGAGTCGATTCCTGCGCTTGCAATTGCGTTACTTTTCACCAACAACTACGATAATGTAGTAAACTTTGCCCTAACATTAATGTCAATAGCGCCATTTATAGTTGTAATACCCGCTGGACTAATAGGAATTTTAATAAAGGACAAAAGCCTAATGATGAATTACACATACGGAAGAACTAGAATGGTTATTTATTGGATTACCGTTTTAATGATACTCATTGGCGGTATACTCGCAATAATTTAAGTTCCTTTCCACATTTTTAAGGAGGATACGAAATCTGAAATTGAGTATCTACTCTTCCAACTTAATGGGTAAGTGAACTTAATATAACGAGGGGAGGTGTAATCTAAACTTAATAATTCATTATCGTTCAGTGACATTCTTATCTTTCTATCATTTATCTCTATTTCCAATTTTCCAACTTCTTCCTTACTTTCCAAAAATTCAAATCCTTTATCATATCTTAGCATTAAGAACTTTTCTAGATTTTTTACATTACCATCAACTATAACTGTACCAGAACCTAATATAATGTGAAATAACCATAATTTTATAACGTTTAAATTTTGATCTATGTCCTTTACGCTATAAGCTTCATCTCCGAAGTAAGTACATCCTCTTAAGGCTATACAAACTTGTTGTCCATGGAAGTATGCCGTATCATTTGCCCACTCTGAGTGTTTTTCAATCGATTTATACAGAGGTTCTATGTGAACGTAATATTGTGGATCTATTTCAATCATTCTAGAAGGTGGTAAATATTTTATAATTTCTGAAGGTAAATTGAGGAATGTAATGAAACTGGGATAAGATCCACTCCATATTGAGTACGTTCTTTCTGAGACTTTCCGTATCTCATTAAATGGCTGTGCTTTATATACTATTCTGTAAAGATTCTCAGACATCGTATTGGGCAATTTACTAAGCACTAATGCTCTAAATGCGGGGGATATTGCGTTTATGTAGGGTATAATATCGTTTTCTCCCTTAACTCTTTTAACTATACCATTTTTTATAATGTAAACTTCGTCATCATCACTAATTTGAACTTCTATTTCACACTGTGTATTTACTAGCCCTTTTTTCCATCTTATACACTGTCTATATACCACATTTAAAGTAGAGCATATCAAATATTAAAATACTGATTATCAAAGATGTTAAGCGTATTTAGAGTAAAAGGACTTTAACTCGTTTGTGTATTTTATACAATTTAAACTAGATGTAATTGCAATAACTAAGATCCCAAAGGCTAGACCAGAAAATATGAATGCGATAGTCACAAAATTTGCCAATAAAAATAACGACGATAAAAGAAGGAGAACTAGGGAAATTTTGTTCTCATTAACTATGTGGGAGATAGTTACGCTTACTTCCTCTGATAAGAAAATTATTCTATCCGCATTCTTAATCTTCTCGTTCAGTATACTAATAAAACTCTTGAGGCTGTGCCAGTTAGCTGAGGTATATTTTTCAAACTCTTCAATTTTAATGTTAAGTGGACCAGCGATCATTGTACCCTCCAGCATATCTGAAACCTTATCCGATGATAGAAGCTGGATTAGAGATAGTAATGCTTCAAGTTTAGCTAAG of Sulfolobus sp. E5-1-F contains these proteins:
- a CDS encoding 3-hydroxyacyl-CoA dehydrogenase, whose protein sequence is MTIKKIGVVGAGTMGHGIAEVSALANYNVSIVDISWDFLNRAKERIMESLNRFYEKGQIKEKPEDVMKRIEFSTSYDVMRDADFVIEAVPEIIELKRKVFETLDNITPSHAFLASNTSSIPISTIAEVTKRKEKVIGMHFFNPPPIMKLVEIVPSKYTSDETINITIDLAKKMNKIPVRLKVEVPGFVSNRIFLRLMQEACREVESGEATIEEVDSSARNKLRLPMGIFELSDYVGLDVAVDLWNVIVNSGTAEDVKCEMYKRKVEARELGVKTGKGFYNYPAAGKYKKVDLPMTSKVDPARLISLAVNEGAWLIQNGIVSARDIDTVMIYGFNFPKGLLQMADEVGIKNIYNHLVDIYSKGYKPYKPNSLIEELAKSGRGFYE
- a CDS encoding NRAMP family divalent metal transporter codes for the protein MSIRDIVRLFGPAWIVMMADVDAASVLTGIANGQEYGYRLIWLLLLLSFPLYIIQEAAGRLGAVNNGKGLGEIIRERYSVKISLLASLSMFIVDVFTYIVEYVGIAVGGLVLGIPPYMTLPIFFIFHLIIISTRKYDKIEKFLIVISLILVIAFVLQAILRGIVPGETVFYFSLSKSFTFLVAANIGAVVMPFMIFYQTSATAYKYQDVDSTIETKVKWSSIETFIGAIVSELIMVAIEMATTGISPSVDPLNYKEISYSLSLISGPISPYIFGIGLISAAFLALIVESLGSAWGTLEALGKNSFSNFLLLYISESIPALAIALLFTNNYDNVVNFALTLMSIAPFIVVIPAGLIGILIKDKSLMMNYTYGRTRMVIYWITVLMILIGGILAII